GGGCAACCAGGCCCAGAAGTCCGAGGCGGAGACACTGATGAAGGAAGTCGTCTGACGCCGACGGCGGGTCACTGTAGATAGCAAAGCCCGGCACCCGCCGGGCTTTGTTCTTTTCCAGCCTCTGCAGCCGGACTGCACCGGCGGCGGAGCGGAAATTGTGATGCCGCCCCTTGCATTCCCCGGCAACAGCTACGAAACTCTGCGCGCTTCACCCCATAAATGAATAAACAAGGAGAGTCACCCATGAACAGTAAGAATATGCTCAGCGTGCTGATGATCGCCCTCGGCCTGAGCCTGGCCGGCTGCGGCGAGAGCCAGGGTCCGGCGGAACAGGCCGGTGAGAAGATCGACGAGTCCATGGAAGCCACCACTGAAAAGCTCAAGGAAGCCGGCGAGGAAATGGGCGATGCCATGGAAGAGGCCGGCGACAAGGTGGAAGAAGCCACCGAAAACTGACGGGCTTTGTTTGCCGATTTCCAAACCCGGCCCCGGCCGGGTTTTTCATGCCGGGATCAGTGGCTGTCGGCTTTGGCTGGCGTGCATCCCGATGCCGCGTATGACCTGACAACCTATGAGAATGTATCGAGTGCGGCCTGCATGTCTTTTTCCTCCACCGGCAATGTCAGCACCGCATGCAGCGTAAACAGTTCGGCCAGCCGCGGTACATACTGCGCCTCCGGCTTTTCCACCAGTACGATCACTTTCGCCTCCGGAGCATATTTCTGCAGGCTGTACAGAAAGACATCCAGGTTGCAGACATTGACGCCTGCGTAGTTGTTGCCGTAGCCGTAGAAGAACTCCGCCACGACCCAGTCGGGCGGGTTCTTCTTCAGTTCGTTGATCGCCTTGCGCTGGGAATTGAGCTTTATCTGCGCGATCCCGAGACGGCGATACAGCTGCGAGAAGTCCGGGTGCGCCGGCGACTCGATAATGGAATAGAGGACTTCTCTGCCGGCGGTCATCGGTCTCAGGGCCTGCGACGCAGGACCCAGATCTCCAGCAGCGACCACTCCTCACCGGGGTAGTTCTCCTGCTCCAGCGGCGACATGCGGCGGTGGCGGGTGGCCATGCTGCCGACGAACTCCAGGCGCTCCAGCAACAGGCGCTTGGTCTCGTCCGCCTTGTCCAGGCTGAAGGGATTGAGGAAGTTGACCAGCATGTAGCCCTCACGCGGAGCGCGGGCGAAGGCGTCGATCAGCGCCTTGATGACATCGGTTTCGAGATAGACCAGCGAGGCGGTGGAGATCACCACGTCGGCGTTTTCCATCGCCGCATCCACCGCCTGTTTCGCCTCGGCGGAAGGGGCGTTGAGATCGGCGACCACGGTGTCGTCGAACAGGCCGCAACTCTGGCCGTAGGCCATGGCGTTGCCGGAGATGTCGATGCCGGTGGTATGGGCCGGGAAGCGGCGCTCGGCCTCGATCCTCCGGCAGGCGTCGGTGTCACGCCAGTTGTGGCGGATGGCCTCGTAGTCCATGCCGTAGACGGTGGCCATGGTGGTGTTGCCGAAGCAGGCGCACAGGTCGACATAGCGCACCGTCTCGCCGCGGCCGGCCTTTTCCTGCACCCAGGGCAGGATCAGACGGTCGAACATCCGGCGGTTGAAGTCGTCCGAGATATAGTCCAGCGCATCCAGAATGCGCTCCTTGAAGGGAACGGGGGTCTCGGCAACGTAGATATCGTCAAAATGCTGTTTCTTCTCGTCGGTCTTGATCTTCGACTGGCTCATGCTTCGTCTCAGTTGCTTCGGAATAGCGTGATCTTCCCGATCCTGCGGCTGGAAATCAACCTGGGGGAATAATGGCCCAGGGAGGGTCGGTGCGGGTAGAATTCCTTCATGTCCATCGCCTCCCCGTCCCCTGCCATCCGTATTCTGTCGTTGCTGGCATTCGCTGCCGGGCTGGCGCATGCCCGCGGGCCGGCGCTGCTGCTGGGTCTGGCCGGCCTGGCGGCGTTCGTGCTGCTGTCCTGGCCGGCGCGCGGTTCGCTGCGCATCCCCGGGGCCGGACAGGCGCTGCGACGGCTGCGCTGGCTGCTGCTCGCACTGGTGTTCGTCTACGGCTGGCTCACACCGGGTGAGGCGCTGATCCCGGTACTGGGGACCTTGTCGCCGAGTTGGCAGGGACTGGCCGCAGGTGGGGTGCGGGCGGTGATTCTGCTGGGGATGGTGCTGGCGGTCTATCTGCTGCTCACCACGACGCCGCGGGAACAGCTGTTGACCGGGCTGGCCTGGCTCACCCGGCCGCTGCAGCGCCTCGGGCTGGATGCCCGCCGGCTGAATGTGCGCATCGTGCTCACCCTGCAGCGGGTGCCGCAGGCGCAGGAGCTGATCCGGACATGGCAGGCGGAACTGCCGCCTCTGCGCCAGTGGCGTGCCTTCGCCGCGGCGCTGCCGGGTCTGTGGCAGCGGGTGCTGAAGGCGGCGGAAAATGACCCGCCGGTGGCGCTGGAGATCCCGGTGCAGGCGCGCCCGGCCTGGTGGGAATGGGCCTGGCCGGCCGGGATCGCGCTGGTCATGCTCATGCCCTGGTGGGTCGGAGTGGAATGAATGGCATGAGCGCCCTCAAGCCTCTGGTTGCATTTTCCCGCCCCGGTTCGCAGACAGCGCCACAGGGACTTCTCTGTGTCTCTGCGCCTTTGCGTTCTCCGCGTTCCCGTCGCTGCCGTGGAGAGAAACCCTGATGCGCATCGCCCTGGGCATCGAATACGACGGCAGCGCCTTCAACGGCTGGCAGCGCCAGAGCCACGCCCCCAGCGTACAGGCCGCGCTGGAACAGGCCCTGTCGAAGGTGGCGGATCATCCGGTGAGCGTGGTCTGTGCCGGGCGTACCGACACCGGTGTGCATGCCACTGCCCAGGTCGTGCACTTCGATACCCATGCCGGGCGCAGTATGCGCTCCTGGCTGCTGGGCGGTAATTCCAATCTGCCGCCGGAGGTCGCGATCACCTGGGTGCGGCCGATCAGCGAGGATTTCCACGCCCGGTTCAGGGCCACGGCACGCCAGTACCGCTACCTCATCCTCAACCGCGGTCATCGCCCGGCCCTGCTGCGTAAGCGGGTGTGCTGGGAGCATCGTCCATTGGATGTCGAGGCCATGCAGGCCGCCGCCCGTCCGCTGCTGGGCGAGCACGATTTCTCCGCCTTCCGGGCCCTGGCCTGCCAGGCCAGACACCCGGTGCGTACCCTGCACCGGCTGGAGTTGCAGCGCCGGGGCGACCTGATCCTGCTCGACATCGAGGCCAATGCCTTCCTGCACCATATGGTGCGCAACATCGCCGGCAGCCTGATTGCGGTGGGTCGGGGCGAGCAGCCGGTGGACTGGCTGGCCGGACTGCTGGCCGGCCGCGACCGCTCGCGCAGCGGCATCACGGCGCCGGCCGGTGGGTTGTATTTCGTCAAGGTGGCATATCCATCGGAGTTCGCTCTGCCCGGGGAGGCGGTGCTGCCGGACATAGGCTGATCCGACCCACATCTGAATGCTTTCGTGCCTGCGGGCTGCAAAAAGCTGCAATTCCCCTGCAGTTGTGACAGGATTGCGGGTTTCACCCCAGCGAGAATCCGGTAGCCTGTGCATGCGCGTGCGCGTTAAAATCTGCGGTATCACCCGGTCCGACGACGGTGTGGCCGCTGCGGCCGCCGGCGCCGATGCCATCGGGCTGGTGTTCTATGAGCGCAGCCCGCGCGCGGTTGACATCGAGCAGGCCCGGGCTGTCATCGCGGCGCTGCCGCCATTCGTGTGCAAGGTGGGGTTGTTCGTGGATGCCGCTGCCGAGACGGTGCGTGCACACCTCGAGGCACTGCCGCTGGACCTGCTGCAGTTCCACGGCGACGAAACGCCGGAGTTCTGTGATGGCCTGGGGCATCCCTACATCAAGGCCCTGCGCATGCACCCGGAGATGGATGTGGCTGCGGCGATGCAGGCCTGGCGCGGGGCCGCCGGCATTCTGCTGGATGCCTGGCACCCGGCCGTGCCGGGCGGCAGCGGCGAGCGCTTCGACTGGGCCCGCATTCCGCCCGAGCGGCCGCGACCGCTGATCCTGGCCGGGGGGCTGGATGCCGGCAATGTGGAGCAGGCCGTGCGCAGCACCCGTCCCTATGCCGTGGATGTCAGCAGCGGCGTGGAGCAGGACAAGGGGATCAAAGATCCGGCGAAGATCGCCGCCTTCATCCAAGGAGTCAACCGTGTCAACACCGACTGAGGCCATGGCGCCGCTGCACTTCACCGACCTGCCCGATGCCAACGGGCACTTCGGGCCCTATGGCGGGCGCTTCGTTGCCGAGACCCTGATGGAGCCCATCGAGGAGTTGCGCCAGGCCTACGAAACGCTGAAGAGCGATCCCGATTTCCAGGCCGAACTGGACCGCGACCTGCATTACTATGTCGGCCGGCCCTCGCCGCTGTATCACGCCGAGCGCTGGAGCCGGCACCTGGGCGGGGCGCAGATCTACCTCAAGCGCGAGGATCTCAACCACACCGGCGCGCACAAGATCAACAACACCGTCGGCCAGGCCCTGCTGGCCCGCCACATGGGCAAGACCCGCATCATCGGCGAGACCGGCGCCGGCCAGCACGGCGTGGCCACCGCCACCGTCGCCGCGCGGCTGGGCATGGAATGCGTCATCTACATGGGCGCCGAGGACATGAAGCGCCAGTCCAGCAACGTCTACCGCATGCGCCTGCTGGGTGCCGAGGTGGTGGGCGTGGAATCCGGCTCGAAGACCCTCAAGGATGCACTCAACGAGGCCATGCGCGACTGGGTCACCAATGTCGACAACACCTTCTATATCATCGGCACCGTCGCCGGGCCGCATCCCTATCCGGCCATGGTGCGCGACTTCCAGGCCGTGATCGGCCGTGAGGCGCGCCAACAGATCCAGGCGCAGGCCGGCCGGCTGCCGGATGCCCTGATCGCCTGCGTCGGCGGCGGCTCCAACGCCATCGGGCTGTTCCATCCCTTCCTCGATGACAGGGACGTGGCCCTGTACGGGGTCGAGGGCGGCGGCGACGGCTTAGACTCCGGTCGCCATGCCGCGCCCCTGT
This sequence is a window from Thiohalobacter thiocyanaticus. Protein-coding genes within it:
- a CDS encoding class I SAM-dependent methyltransferase; the protein is MSQSKIKTDEKKQHFDDIYVAETPVPFKERILDALDYISDDFNRRMFDRLILPWVQEKAGRGETVRYVDLCACFGNTTMATVYGMDYEAIRHNWRDTDACRRIEAERRFPAHTTGIDISGNAMAYGQSCGLFDDTVVADLNAPSAEAKQAVDAAMENADVVISTASLVYLETDVIKALIDAFARAPREGYMLVNFLNPFSLDKADETKRLLLERLEFVGSMATRHRRMSPLEQENYPGEEWSLLEIWVLRRRP
- the truA gene encoding tRNA pseudouridine(38-40) synthase TruA; this encodes MRIALGIEYDGSAFNGWQRQSHAPSVQAALEQALSKVADHPVSVVCAGRTDTGVHATAQVVHFDTHAGRSMRSWLLGGNSNLPPEVAITWVRPISEDFHARFRATARQYRYLILNRGHRPALLRKRVCWEHRPLDVEAMQAAARPLLGEHDFSAFRALACQARHPVRTLHRLELQRRGDLILLDIEANAFLHHMVRNIAGSLIAVGRGEQPVDWLAGLLAGRDRSRSGITAPAGGLYFVKVAYPSEFALPGEAVLPDIG
- a CDS encoding phosphoribosylanthranilate isomerase yields the protein MRVRVKICGITRSDDGVAAAAAGADAIGLVFYERSPRAVDIEQARAVIAALPPFVCKVGLFVDAAAETVRAHLEALPLDLLQFHGDETPEFCDGLGHPYIKALRMHPEMDVAAAMQAWRGAAGILLDAWHPAVPGGSGERFDWARIPPERPRPLILAGGLDAGNVEQAVRSTRPYAVDVSSGVEQDKGIKDPAKIAAFIQGVNRVNTD
- the trpB gene encoding tryptophan synthase subunit beta — translated: MAPLHFTDLPDANGHFGPYGGRFVAETLMEPIEELRQAYETLKSDPDFQAELDRDLHYYVGRPSPLYHAERWSRHLGGAQIYLKREDLNHTGAHKINNTVGQALLARHMGKTRIIGETGAGQHGVATATVAARLGMECVIYMGAEDMKRQSSNVYRMRLLGAEVVGVESGSKTLKDALNEAMRDWVTNVDNTFYIIGTVAGPHPYPAMVRDFQAVIGREARQQIQAQAGRLPDALIACVGGGSNAIGLFHPFLDDRDVALYGVEGGGDGLDSGRHAAPLCAGRPGVLHGNRTYLMEDNDGLITETHSISAGLDYPGVGPEHAWLKDSGRARYVAVTDSEALQGFHDLTRMEGIIPALESSHALAYATKLAPTMAQDQIIIVNLSGRGDKDIHTVAAHEGIEV